In one window of Tellurirhabdus rosea DNA:
- a CDS encoding DUF5060 domain-containing protein gives MMKTILLGLAGLLFGLTAAAQKLTPVLAKTQLEAYDYQEITVNVKKPAAAVNPFKDVKLTATFTAENGQPVTAEGFCDSPDGTVYKIRFMPSTPGTWTYALKLAQNGKSQQASGKFTVQKSSRKGPLRLDKENPWHFVFENTGEHYFWNSTTTYWLMGWKDEKIINESIDRLARLGINRIRVAINGRAHGGDRWSEPNVVESPNFTFLLNPWVAQRPNDLDNPGFDVTRMNVAHWQKLDRLVARARDRGLIVSLIFYVDGLDHATDPFKKERMGDENEQLYYRYAAARYSGFENIMWDIANEYHLFRTPDWAEKMGTLLRASDPVRHLISVHGNADFPFRKSPWVDVVMFQSWDECGGYQFMTECRRKQAETGRILPQINEEYGYEEHYPQWGCGTKFPDGRSADNRRRLAWEICMTGSYQTTGERADFGTGKGEDSGGGWINGRGNDKMTMLPYYNHLKTIFQQTHFWKLSPNNSLVDYGNLCLADVGNQYLVYSRLHHCQVALPKGQTFSVAMWNPRTGEKTDLPDFDTEKNTTWRYQKSLVDDWVFILKRK, from the coding sequence ATGATGAAAACGATTCTTTTGGGCCTTGCTGGCCTGCTGTTTGGCCTCACCGCCGCCGCCCAGAAACTCACCCCCGTTCTGGCCAAAACGCAACTGGAAGCCTACGATTATCAGGAAATTACGGTGAACGTTAAAAAACCGGCGGCAGCCGTCAATCCGTTCAAAGACGTGAAGCTGACGGCTACGTTCACGGCCGAAAACGGCCAGCCCGTCACGGCCGAGGGGTTCTGCGATTCGCCGGACGGTACCGTTTACAAAATCCGATTCATGCCCTCCACGCCCGGCACGTGGACGTATGCGCTCAAGCTCGCACAGAACGGAAAGAGCCAGCAGGCATCCGGCAAATTTACCGTTCAAAAGTCCAGCCGGAAAGGACCGCTGCGGCTCGACAAAGAAAATCCCTGGCATTTTGTCTTTGAAAATACGGGTGAACATTACTTCTGGAACAGCACCACCACCTACTGGCTGATGGGCTGGAAGGACGAAAAAATCATCAACGAATCCATCGACCGGCTCGCCCGGCTGGGCATCAACCGCATCCGGGTAGCCATCAACGGCCGCGCCCACGGCGGCGACCGCTGGTCGGAACCGAACGTGGTTGAATCGCCGAATTTCACCTTTCTGCTGAATCCGTGGGTGGCCCAGCGCCCCAACGACCTCGACAATCCGGGCTTCGACGTGACGCGCATGAACGTGGCGCACTGGCAGAAACTCGACCGGCTGGTGGCCCGCGCCCGCGACCGGGGCCTGATCGTGTCGCTCATTTTCTACGTCGACGGCCTCGACCACGCCACCGACCCGTTTAAGAAAGAGCGCATGGGCGACGAAAACGAGCAGCTGTATTACCGCTACGCCGCCGCCCGCTACAGCGGTTTTGAGAACATCATGTGGGACATCGCCAACGAATACCACCTGTTCCGCACGCCCGACTGGGCCGAGAAGATGGGCACGCTGCTCCGCGCTTCGGACCCGGTCAGGCACCTGATCTCGGTGCACGGCAACGCGGATTTTCCGTTCCGGAAATCGCCCTGGGTGGATGTGGTGATGTTTCAGAGCTGGGACGAGTGCGGCGGGTACCAGTTTATGACCGAATGCCGCCGCAAACAGGCCGAAACCGGCCGGATTCTGCCCCAGATCAACGAAGAATACGGCTACGAAGAGCACTACCCGCAATGGGGTTGCGGCACCAAGTTCCCGGACGGCCGCTCGGCCGACAACCGCCGCCGGCTCGCCTGGGAGATCTGCATGACCGGCTCGTACCAGACCACCGGCGAGCGCGCCGACTTCGGCACCGGCAAAGGCGAAGACAGCGGCGGTGGCTGGATCAACGGGCGCGGCAACGACAAAATGACGATGCTGCCCTATTATAACCACCTGAAAACTATCTTCCAGCAAACCCATTTCTGGAAATTGTCGCCCAACAACAGCCTCGTCGATTACGGCAACCTCTGCCTGGCCGATGTCGGCAACCAGTACCTCGTGTACAGCCGCCTGCACCATTGCCAGGTTGCGCTGCCGAAAGGACAGACCTTTTCCGTAGCCATGTGGAACCCCCGCACCGGCGAAAAAACGGACCTGCCGGATTTCGATACGGAAAAAAACACCACCTGGCGCTATCAGAAATCGCTGGTGGACGACTGGGTGTTCATCCTGAAACGGAAATAG
- a CDS encoding TonB-dependent receptor, producing the protein MNWKHYLLILFSVLFSSWACGQAPTGVITGLVRDKNTQEPLIGVTVQLEGKNIGGVTDAEGRFRLTAPVGSYNLKASYVGYRAETKFNLNLTSGNALTVNFELLSDETTLSEVSVKAQRATAAVTTLETPNSIQRLSTEEIRSNPGGNFDISRVIQSLPGVGGTGGSVGGFRNDIIIRGGAPNENVYYLDGIEIPVINHFATQGSAGGPTGILNVSFIEDVTLSSSSFDARYDNALASVFQFKQREGNPERFQGNVRLSGTELAGTVEGPLSDKTTFIASARRSYLQLLFSALDLPIRPSYWDFQYKVTHKLNAKTTLTALGVGAIDDFSFAVPRETTPENEYTLRAVPTIKQWNYTVGFSLKRLIANGYLNVALSRNMFDNSLDRFEDSRDPVESRRILRSRSQEIENKLRVDVNKFINGWKFSYGGLAQYVGYNNDFFSRIRNELRNPDGSLLQPAVRVNFNTDLTFWRFGAFGQVSKTFGPLSVSGGVRTDMNTFLNDGMNPLRTLSPRLALSYALSDKWNLNASVGRYFKLPIYTVLGFRNPETGEFANKNNRYINSNHFVLGTEFLPRPSTRFTLEGFYKRYNDYPVSVRDGISLANQGGEFGAIGNERVESTGKGRAYGLEALFQQKLTKNIFAVLSYTFVRSEFSGRNGVLIPSAWDNRHLFSGLFGRKFGRGWEMGLRYRYAGGAPYTPFDLEASQRNYLSVGTGILDYTRVNAQRLGRFSQFDFRLDKKWNFRRATFDLFFDVSNAFVTANPAYPQYTFQRTPDNSAFVTTDGQPLRADGSNAVPFILDNNEASVVPTIGFIVEF; encoded by the coding sequence ATGAATTGGAAGCACTATCTCCTAATCCTTTTTTCGGTTCTGTTTTCTTCGTGGGCCTGCGGGCAAGCGCCAACGGGGGTTATTACCGGACTGGTGCGGGACAAAAACACGCAGGAACCGCTAATCGGCGTGACGGTCCAACTGGAAGGCAAAAACATTGGTGGAGTGACAGATGCCGAAGGCCGTTTTCGCCTGACGGCCCCGGTGGGTAGCTACAACCTGAAAGCGTCGTACGTCGGCTACCGGGCCGAGACCAAATTCAACCTGAACCTGACTTCCGGCAACGCCCTGACGGTCAATTTTGAACTGCTGTCCGACGAAACTACGCTGAGCGAAGTGTCCGTGAAAGCCCAGCGGGCCACCGCCGCCGTCACGACGCTCGAAACGCCGAACTCCATCCAGCGCCTGTCCACCGAAGAAATCCGGTCGAATCCGGGCGGCAACTTCGACATTTCACGGGTCATCCAGTCCCTGCCGGGCGTGGGCGGAACGGGCGGTTCGGTGGGCGGCTTCCGAAACGACATCATCATCCGCGGCGGCGCGCCCAACGAAAACGTCTATTACCTGGACGGCATCGAGATTCCGGTCATCAATCACTTCGCCACGCAGGGGTCGGCGGGCGGCCCGACGGGCATTCTGAATGTGTCCTTCATCGAGGACGTAACCTTGTCTTCCAGCAGTTTTGACGCCCGCTACGACAACGCGCTGGCGTCGGTCTTTCAGTTTAAACAGCGGGAGGGAAACCCCGAGCGGTTCCAGGGCAACGTCCGGCTAAGCGGAACGGAACTGGCGGGCACGGTGGAAGGGCCGTTGTCCGACAAAACGACGTTCATCGCGTCGGCGCGGCGGTCTTATCTGCAACTGCTGTTTTCGGCTCTCGACCTGCCGATTCGTCCGAGTTACTGGGATTTTCAGTACAAAGTCACCCATAAACTGAACGCCAAAACGACCCTGACGGCATTGGGCGTAGGGGCCATCGACGACTTCTCATTTGCGGTCCCGCGGGAAACAACGCCCGAGAACGAATACACGCTCCGGGCCGTGCCCACCATTAAACAGTGGAACTACACGGTCGGATTCTCGCTGAAACGGCTAATTGCCAACGGGTATCTGAACGTTGCCCTGAGCCGGAACATGTTCGACAATTCGCTCGACCGTTTTGAAGATAGCCGCGATCCGGTGGAGAGTCGCCGGATTCTGCGTTCCCGTTCGCAGGAAATCGAAAACAAACTTCGGGTGGATGTCAACAAATTCATCAACGGCTGGAAGTTTTCCTACGGCGGTCTGGCGCAGTACGTGGGCTACAACAACGATTTTTTCAGCCGCATCCGCAACGAACTCCGCAATCCGGACGGCTCGCTGCTGCAACCGGCCGTTCGGGTCAATTTCAACACCGACCTGACGTTCTGGCGTTTTGGGGCGTTCGGCCAGGTGTCTAAAACCTTTGGTCCCCTGAGCGTATCAGGTGGCGTCCGGACCGACATGAATACCTTTTTGAACGACGGCATGAACCCGCTCCGGACGCTCTCGCCCCGGCTGGCGCTGAGTTATGCACTGTCCGACAAATGGAACCTGAACGCTTCGGTGGGCCGGTATTTCAAGCTCCCGATCTACACGGTGCTGGGCTTCCGCAATCCCGAAACGGGCGAGTTTGCCAACAAAAACAACCGCTACATCAACTCCAATCATTTTGTGCTGGGGACAGAATTCCTGCCGCGGCCATCGACCCGCTTCACGCTGGAAGGCTTTTACAAACGCTACAACGATTACCCGGTTTCGGTCCGCGACGGCATTTCGCTGGCCAACCAGGGCGGCGAGTTCGGGGCCATTGGCAACGAGCGGGTAGAAAGCACAGGCAAGGGGCGGGCCTACGGACTGGAGGCTCTTTTTCAGCAGAAACTGACGAAAAACATCTTTGCCGTGCTGTCGTACACCTTTGTGCGGAGCGAGTTTTCGGGCCGGAATGGGGTCCTGATTCCGTCGGCCTGGGACAACCGGCACCTGTTTTCGGGGTTGTTCGGGCGGAAATTCGGGCGGGGCTGGGAGATGGGGCTTCGCTACCGGTATGCGGGCGGCGCGCCGTACACGCCCTTCGATCTGGAGGCTTCGCAGCGCAACTATCTGTCGGTCGGAACGGGCATTCTGGATTATACCCGCGTGAATGCGCAGCGACTCGGCCGGTTCAGCCAGTTCGATTTCCGGCTGGATAAAAAGTGGAACTTCCGCCGCGCTACCTTCGACCTGTTTTTCGACGTTTCGAACGCCTTCGTTACGGCCAATCCGGCTTACCCGCAATACACGTTTCAGCGCACACCCGACAACAGCGCCTTTGTCACAACCGACGGGCAGCCCCTGCGCGCCGACGGTTCCAACGCCGTGCCGTTCATTCTGGACAATAACGAAGCGAGCGTAGTGCCGACCATCGGGTTTATCGTGGAATTCTAG
- a CDS encoding MarR family winged helix-turn-helix transcriptional regulator, producing the protein MNYRLLKEILEQLEVYEKEKGESGPALDDFARWLLGHSAPEAVRDDPSQAPQKRWEAQMTAPEKDIGMYVVYLNRYARHYTKKALDGSPLTTMDDFSYLAKLMATESLTKTELIQVHKQEKTSGIEVIKRLLGAGLIEQFDDPQDRRSKRVRLTAKGRQTIYGVFEPMLAVSQLVAGNLTESEKRTLVDLLRKLNHFHEPLFLDHHDASLDALKEFVKKS; encoded by the coding sequence ATGAACTACCGTTTGTTAAAGGAAATTCTAGAACAGCTTGAAGTGTACGAGAAAGAGAAGGGCGAATCCGGCCCGGCTCTGGACGATTTTGCCCGCTGGTTGCTGGGGCATTCGGCCCCGGAAGCCGTGCGGGACGACCCCAGCCAGGCACCCCAGAAGCGTTGGGAGGCCCAGATGACCGCCCCGGAAAAGGATATCGGGATGTACGTGGTGTACCTCAACCGCTACGCCCGGCATTACACCAAGAAAGCCCTCGACGGCTCCCCGCTGACGACGATGGATGATTTCAGCTACCTCGCCAAGCTCATGGCGACGGAAAGCCTGACCAAAACCGAGCTGATTCAGGTTCATAAGCAGGAAAAAACGTCGGGCATTGAGGTAATCAAGCGGCTGCTGGGTGCGGGGCTGATCGAGCAGTTCGACGACCCGCAGGACCGCCGCAGCAAACGGGTGCGCCTTACCGCGAAAGGTCGCCAGACGATTTACGGCGTTTTTGAGCCCATGCTGGCTGTGTCTCAACTGGTAGCGGGCAACCTCACCGAGTCGGAAAAACGGACGCTGGTGGACCTGCTGCGCAAGCTCAATCACTTCCACGAACCGCTTTTTCTGGATCACCACGACGCCAGCCTCGACGCGCTGAAAGAATTTGTGAAAAAATCCTGA
- a CDS encoding AraC family transcriptional regulator ligand-binding domain-containing protein — MHVHSEIVRTIARNCAAFGVAEEAVYRQAGITPEILAVADGMVDWKIGIRMWESALELTRYRYISLNFGKNITFSVLGWIAPVTASSRNLAMAWRSFADFFPLMGDMFSYEVEEGTNGTVVVRYEPNPVWQEASPLTAALAAEHAMSLTLSLSGYLCGRIVFPLLARFGHKVPKEEEALFRSQFGQVQFGAPQYELVFDAATAALPLVSANTLLYDNMRSLCLEKLRQLEQQTGVSSRVLQLMTQKQAYYAPRLEDVAAMLGLSPRTLQRKLREEGRTFQELLEEHQIELASQLLRRPDVRVQEVAFQLGFNSLQSFSRAFKRKTGRTPSEVQRLLGPNPVAE; from the coding sequence ATGCACGTACACAGCGAAATCGTCCGGACCATTGCCCGCAACTGCGCCGCCTTCGGAGTAGCCGAAGAAGCGGTCTATCGTCAGGCCGGCATCACGCCCGAAATCCTCGCCGTCGCCGATGGAATGGTCGATTGGAAAATCGGCATTCGCATGTGGGAAAGCGCCCTCGAACTGACCCGCTACCGCTATATCAGCCTGAATTTCGGCAAAAACATCACCTTCTCGGTCCTGGGCTGGATTGCGCCCGTCACGGCCAGCAGCCGAAATCTGGCGATGGCCTGGCGCAGTTTCGCCGACTTTTTCCCGCTCATGGGCGATATGTTTTCGTACGAGGTGGAAGAAGGAACCAACGGGACCGTCGTGGTGCGCTACGAGCCAAATCCCGTCTGGCAGGAAGCCAGCCCGCTCACGGCCGCCCTTGCCGCCGAGCACGCCATGAGCCTGACGCTTTCCCTTTCGGGCTATCTCTGCGGACGGATCGTTTTCCCGCTGCTGGCGCGGTTCGGCCATAAAGTCCCGAAGGAAGAGGAGGCCCTTTTTCGCAGCCAGTTCGGGCAGGTGCAGTTTGGCGCGCCGCAGTACGAACTGGTGTTCGACGCCGCCACGGCCGCCCTGCCGCTGGTGTCGGCCAATACGCTGTTGTACGACAACATGCGCAGTTTGTGTCTGGAAAAACTGCGCCAGCTTGAGCAGCAGACAGGCGTGTCGAGCCGGGTGCTCCAGCTGATGACGCAGAAACAGGCCTACTACGCTCCCCGGCTCGAAGACGTGGCGGCGATGCTCGGCCTGAGCCCCCGGACGCTGCAACGGAAGCTCCGCGAGGAAGGCCGGACGTTTCAGGAATTGCTGGAAGAGCACCAGATCGAACTGGCCTCGCAACTGCTCCGCCGCCCGGATGTGCGGGTGCAGGAGGTGGCGTTTCAGCTGGGATTCAACAGTTTGCAGAGTTTTAGCCGGGCCTTCAAGCGGAAAACGGGTCGGACGCCTTCGGAGGTTCAGCGGTTGCTCGGCCCTAATCCGGTTGCGGAGTAG
- a CDS encoding DUF4345 domain-containing protein yields MNTTFLRFAARFLIGLATLGIFMVAVMAFQSPQAVMDLVQVKLTTTDAYSSIRGVYGGAGLSISVMLVYLGIRRPKEGLAFVALITGLYALSRWITAQVEGPLGAFGQQWIVIEGAICVLSLLVLALWQRAGRLVVA; encoded by the coding sequence ATGAACACGACATTTCTTCGATTCGCCGCCCGCTTTCTGATTGGCCTCGCCACGCTGGGCATTTTTATGGTAGCCGTGATGGCCTTCCAAAGTCCGCAGGCCGTTATGGATCTGGTGCAGGTAAAACTGACCACGACCGACGCCTACAGCTCCATCCGGGGCGTGTACGGCGGGGCCGGACTCTCGATCAGTGTAATGCTGGTCTATCTGGGCATTCGCCGCCCCAAGGAAGGGCTGGCTTTTGTGGCGTTGATTACCGGGCTGTACGCCCTTTCACGCTGGATAACGGCCCAGGTGGAAGGACCGCTGGGCGCATTCGGGCAGCAGTGGATCGTCATTGAAGGGGCAATCTGCGTCCTTTCCCTGCTTGTGCTGGCTCTGTGGCAGCGGGCCGGTCGGCTCGTAGTGGCTTAA